The region GTCGGGGTGATGGGGCAGCCCCAAGGATGGGTCAAGCCCCAAATTATCTCCCAGGACCTCCGTGAGAGCTCATGGGGACCCTGCACGAAACAGAGTCCCCTGTGCCACCCCAGTCCCGGCTCCCCGAGCCCTTCCACCCATCCAAACACCAAaccaagcaaaggcaaaaatcaaGCCCTAGAGGTAAAATGGAACACTAAAACGCAGCATCATCCGGGGGCGGGAAGGCACAGGCTCTGCCCGCTCACAGCTTGGAGATCTTGGGCATgggggagggcggggggagCCCCTCCAGCCACTCCAGCAGGATCCTGTTCAGCGCCACCGGCCTGGGGGTGACACGGAGCTGGGGTGCGATTTGGTGCTCCCCGGGGAAGGGGGAGCCCGGACCTGGCGGCCCCACGGCGTGCACGGTACCTCTCCATCTGTGTCCAGTGCCCACACTCCTCGATGTGCCCCCGGCGCAGCTGCGGGATCTGCGGGGGGACACACGAGAGGGGACGGTTTGGGCCAAGATTGGGCAGAACCGGGATCAGCACAGCCCACCCCGGGCTGCATCGgcatccccagctcctccatTCGGCAAAAGGAATCCCCCTCATAccgctgcaggcagcagaggaggcAAATGTCCCCCCTTCCCAAGTGATGTCCCCAAATCCcagactgcatctggaatattgtgtccagttgtggcccctcagttccagcaggacagggaactgctggagagagtccagcgcagccaccaagatgctgaagggagtggagcatctcccgtgggaggaaaggctgagggagctggggctctggagctggacaagaggagactgaggggggactcattcctggggatcaatatggaaaggggcagtgtcaggaggatggagccaggctcttctggtgacaaccagtgacaggacaaggggcaatgggtgcaaactggaacacaggaggttccagtgaaagaggagaagcaacttgttgggggtgagggtggcagagcctggcccaggctgcccagggaggttgtggagtctccttctgtgcagacattccaacccgcctggacaccttcctgtgtaacctcatctgggtgttcctgctccaggggaaattgcactggatgagctttccagggccttTCTAACCCCTGACATCCCGTCATTCTGGGATTCCATCTCTTCTGCTCTGGTCTCCTCTCAGCACTCAAATGTACCTTGTGGCTTCATGTCCCGGTGTCCCCATATGGCCCCATCATGAGGGGCTGACTGGGACTGGGTTGGGACCTCCGTCCAACCTCAGCCATCCACCCTGAGACACTGTCCCCAAAACACCCAGCCCCATCACATCTCCAGGCAGGGCTTAACCCAAGGCAGGGTGCTTTGGatgggtcccttccacccctcacattctgggtcAAATCCAACTGTGGGGTCTCACAGAAGGGTCTCAGGACCAGGGTGACTCACCCACTGCTCCATGCCCTCGCTCATTTTGGGGTGCAGCACCATGTCCTTCCCAGCCGTGACCATCAGCGCTGGCATTGTGATCTACAAGGGGACACAGGTGACAAGGTGTGGGGAAGGTGCCGGGTCTGTAAATCGTCCCCATGGGACAGGATGGGTCCCCACCTTCCTGTCCCTGGCAGAGAGCGCCCAGTGCCAGTTGGGTCGTATGTTGCGGTACCAGTTCAAGGGGCCTctgggagagaagggaatgaGCTGGAGATGCTGGGACCCGGCTCCTGTCACCACCGTGGGGACAATCCCATGGGACTGACAACAGCCTCCACCCAGCAGCCGTGCGCCTTCTCGGGGTCATCAAGCAAGGCCAAGGTGGGTTCGGGGGTCCCCCTTCTGCAGAGGGGGACACCACCACCCCCCAGGCTCCTGCCCCTACCTGAAGCCGGATTTCTGGAAGCGCTGGATGTAATATTGCAGCTCGGGGCCGCACAGGATGGGGCTGGCGGGGGGGTCTTCTGGGAAGCCCGCCAGCAACCCCCCTGCAACAAGAGACCCAGAACTGCTGCCATGTCCCCGCCTcgtccccccaccccacagcGAGCTCTGTGTCCCCCTCACCTCGCTTCCAGACCTCGTGGAATTTGATCTTAGAGGACAACCGGTCCTGCGGAGAGAGGTGAGTGATGGGAGGCAAGATGGACACCATTCCGGGGGGGAAACCCATCCCCACGGGGGAAACCCACTGTTGGGGGGATCCCTGGAGCTGCCAGGCAGACTTGGGGCTCCATCCCCCACTGGGAGAAGGCACAGAGCATCGCTGCGTCCCTAAAGATGCAGGAACCGATCACACAGCTGTGGGAcacagagctgggagcaggCACGGAGCATCACTGTATCACAAGGGATGCAGGAACCAAGTGTGCAGCCCCAAGGTGCGGAGCTGGGAGTGGACATGGAGCATCACTGCATCCCTAAAGATGCAGGAACTGACTGTGCAGCCCTGGGCTGTGGAGCTGAGAAGAGGCACAGAGCATCGCTGCATCCCTAAAGATGCAGGAATGAATCACACAGCTGTGGGACACAAAGCTGGAAGCAGGCACGGAGCATCGCTGAATCGCAAGGGATGCAGGAATCAGTCATGCAGCCCTGGTACACAGAGCTGGAAGCAGCCACAGAGCATCGCTGCATCCCAAATAATGCAGGAACCAACTGTGCAGCCCCAgggtgcagagctgggagcagacACAGAGCATCACTGCATCCCAAAAGATGCAGGAACTGACTGTGTAGCCCTGGACTGTGGAGCCAACAGACACAGAGCATCGGTGCATCCCAAAGGATGCAGGAACCAACTGTGTAGCTCCAGGCATGGGGCATCAGTGCATCCCTATAGATGCAGGAATCAATCCTGCAGCCGTGGGACACAGAGTCAGGAGCAGGCAcagagcatccctgcatcccgAGAGATGCAGGAAACCAATCACACAGCCCCAGGATGCAGAGCTGGGAACAGGCATGGAGCATCGCCACATCCTGAGGGGTGCAGGAAACCAATCACACAGCCCCAggatgcagagctgggagcaggcACAGAGCATCCTGAGGGATGCAGGACCTGCCcgctgcagagccaggagcagCCGGCGGTGCGGGCAGAGGATGCCGCCGGCAAGGCACGGCCTCCTGTGCGCTCTCTGTTATTTTAAACTGGCAAGGTTTGTGCCCTGCAGCGAGAGAAGAACATTTATCCGCAGGGGTTAAGGCCGCAGCGCTGGCACCGTGAGTGCCGGGGAGAGCTCCTGGCCCAGACATGTTCCCCAGGCCGGGCTGTCTCTCCCCAGGCACCATGGCTTCCTAGAGCTCTTCTTAGTCCCTCCTCAGGGTCAGCTTTGAATCTTAAAAATATGCGGGACCTGCGCTGCTTAGAAGGATGCGTTCACTCTGGTCCCTACTGATGGCTGACAATGCAGACTTTCATAGGACAGCAAACACAGGGTGGGGAATCCCTTAGGGTCACTGCAAGGCCACCCCTGAGCCCCTTTTGGAGGGCTTGGAGAGGAATATCAGGCTGTGGAGCCCCCCAGGCCCACCCAGAGCTCCAAACCTACCTCCTGGCGTTGTGAGCGGATCAGCACCTTCAGTGTCCGGCCAATGTCCTTCTCCAGCTCCGCTTCTGCAATACCCTGCATGGGGGGGCCAGGAAGCACCGGGGGTGACACTGACCCTCCTCAgggaccccaaacccctgggGGCTCCAGTTTCCCCCCAGGGTGGATCCTCCACCCGCTGGGGCTCAGGGGGGCGCTGGGGATGGGGTTTTGCAGAGCTCAGCTTGGGGACAAGTCTGGCAGAGGGACCCCAACCCAGCTGTGGTGACACGGAGATCCCCAATGGTGTGACACCAGGCGGTGCCCGGGGGGTCCCCATACCCCATAGTGGGGGGTTTAAGCCCCAAAAAAGTGGTGGGGGATAAAAATTGGGGTTGTGGACTCACCGGCTCCTGGAAGTAGAACTGGTATTCCAAGGTGGGGACGGCCTTCATCTTCTCCACGATGTCGCTGGTGGGGTCGGCGGGGCGGTACGGCGTGTTGAGCGAGGCCACGGCTCTGCCGCACCACACAAGGACTCAGCATCGGGGCCCCCCCGCGCCAGCCGGGGCTTTGCCGTGCGGACaggacaggatttggggtgtcCCGAACCCCGGGGGGgaccccagcacccacctgaCCCTCTCGGGGTAGAACAGAGCCATGTTCCACACCACCATGCCGCCCCAGTCGTGACCCAGCAGCACGGCCTGCGGGATGCCCTGCGGGGAGGGGGTGTCAGCGCTGCGCCCCCACGGCAGCGCCCCACGCGCACCAAAGACATCACAAAACACCAatattgtcctttttttcccctttttttgctacttttttgcattttcctcCCTGCCCCCGAGGAAAAAGCGTTACCTGGATCCCCCTGAGCAATTCGCTCCcatttaatgaaacatttccTGCGCTCTCCAGCAGGAAAAGCGTTTGATTTATCCACTGAAAACATGTCTGGAGGCTGCTGGTCACCCTGAGGTGACAGCACGGGGAACATCTCGCTATTGTCACAGCCAAATAAATCCCCAATCGCTGAGACGGGCTCACAGCATCCCTAGTGCAGATCCTGCAGTTCTCCCCCCCATTCCTTCTTCCTGACCCCTCTGGGTACTTACAAATAAATCCAATTAAACCCCGCGCTGCTGACGATGTAGCAGCCGGTTCATAATTAGCTGATATTTAGAAGTGTAATTAAAATTCCCCCCCGGCGGCGTCGGCTGGGGTTGGCGAATCCTGCTCGCTGCCGTGCGACGGCGTGACAACagggggctgggacccccacaAAGAGGGgtggagggtttggggggtcccaaGTGGCTGAGAGTGACCTACAAGTGACTGAGAttgacccacaagtgacccaGAGTGACCTACAAGTGATGAATGGAGATGCATCACAAGGTGGGAGCTCCCGCCTCCCATGTGGGGCTGACGGGTCCATCCCCCCATCAACCCGCCGGCCCCTGGACCACTCGGCATCTCCTGCATCCGGACACCAGCGCACAAGGAGCCCTTGCAAAGCCCTCCAGGGCtcattttgtttcctctccATTGTTTCTCGagttattcttttctttttagcattttttGAAGGACTCGCCCCCTCGGAAGCTGTTTCGCAAGGGAAAagccctgggggtgctggcattTGTGAGCACTGCTTTCCTCCCCCTCCACTCCATCTCTTTGAAAAGGCGCAGGAATCAAGCCCATCAACCCCATCCTCTCGCTGGGATGGGAATTAAACACAGAGCTCCCAAGGGGATGGGACGCCGAGATGACATGGGGTTCAAGCCGTGCTGAGGGGCAGAGCAGGTCCCCCGGCCACCCCAGTCACTCAGGAGCTGCTACGATTGGGTTTTAATGGGGGACGGGGGCTGCGACCGAGTATCCTTCCCCACACACTtagcaaaacccaaaccaggCGCCACCAGCTCATGTCCCCGTCCTCAgcaaggacacaacacccaggAGGAGGTGACGTGGAGCTGGGGACCCTCCCAAGGATGGGCTGTCCCCACCACAATGGGTTGGGTGAACGTCCCCATCCTTCAAATCACACCCACAGGGAACACAAGGATGGGGCTCGGTGCTGCCCCAAGGGGTTTGGGGCAAAGTCACCAGGGACCTCAGCATGGGACAGAGTCACCGGGCAGCTCAGCTGTGTCTTCATGGGAAGGAAAAGGTGAAGGACAACCAGAGGGACAAGTGCCCAAACCTTGCCGAGAAACAGGGACCCGTGGCAGGAAGCTCCTCACCAGTTTGTCCAGGAAAACCACCaggtcctggggacaggaggagagaaaggctCAGGTCCTGGCCAGGATGTGTCCCACCAGCCCACCGCCCCCGTCCCGCCCCCCAGCTCCTCACCTTGCAGATCTGCTCCTGCGAATATTCTTGTATATCTGCACAAAAGACACAATTGCCATGATTTTAGCATCCCCTCATTTCTATGGATGTGTTCTGCATCCACCGGAGCCGCGGCAGGAGCAGAACAGCTCCCATCCCCCCAGGAGAAGACTCCTCCACCCATCTTCTTCTGGGCTGGACCTCAGGACCGGCAGCTCCCGCCCCATCCCAGTACAGCCCAGTAAAGCCAGCTCACCCGGCGGGGCCGTGGATTCCCCATAGCCCTTCATCTCCAGAGCGATCACCCTGAATCCGGCATCGGCCAGCGCAGGGATCTGGGGGGAAACCATCAGCTTCTGGGGGGCATGGAGCCACCCGAAGCTCCCCTGCCCACCCAGCACACCCAGAGAtgtccccagggcagctggTGACACTGGAGGGTGAGGAACTCTACTGGGTTATCCCCTGTGTCACtcaaagctgaaaacagagtGGTGGGACAGCCCCAGGATCCCCCAGAGTGGTGGCCATGCACCCCCTCCACCCCAGCATCCCAcccccatccatccatctgcccatccatccatccatccgtccatccatccgtccGTCCATCCGTCCGTCCATCCGTCTGTCCGTGCATTCGTCCGTCCATCTGTCCGTGCATCCGTCCGTCCATCTCCTTGTTGCCTCCATCACCTGGTAGCGCCAGGAGAGCCATGTCTCGGGGAAGCCGTGGCACAGGCAGATGACAGGGCCGTGTCCCATCTCCATAAAGTGCAGCTGGACGCCGGGCTGGAAGGGACagagacccctcaccagccctGGCTGTCACCCCCAACCCACCACTCACCACCCCTACCAGTTTGGCCGCTGAGTGATGGGACAACCTCAGCATCCCCCACCCCAGAGGACAAGGGACGACCCAACAAGCCACCCCTCGGCTGGCACGTCCTTGCATGGAGCTCAACACCCTCCCCAGGACACCTGACCCCCCATCAAGCCTGGGGACACCTTGTCACCCAGGCAGCCCCCTACCCGGATGGACACGTAGCCGTGGGTGACGTTGGACGGGTCACATGCGGTCGGCAGCGGCTCTTCTTGGCCGAGAAGCTGCGGGTGAGGAGCACGGGGTGAGCGGTGGCCACAGCGGGATGTCCCCACCATGGGACAGCCACACATTTGAGGGCCACGGGATGAGGTTATGGGGACAGGCAGCGTTTGCAGGAGGTCACTGTCCCCATCACATTGGTTCCCAAAGCTGCCCACAAGTCCTGTGCCAGCACCACATCACGGCAAGACTCAGAACCACAGAATAtcccaggctggaagggacccactaaggatcatcgagtccaacctcTGCTCCTCACAGAAGCCATACGAAAAATAATCAGAGTCTTTACAATGAAGCCAAAAAACATGAGTGAAGGCTCAAAACAAAATGGCATGTAAAAGAACCGGCCTTTAGCTTCCAAACAGGTCTTTAAACAATCTGTGCCCCCCCAAAACATCAAATATCTTTGCAGTCAACCTCATCAATCTGGAAGCCTGATATTATTTGAGTTTGGCAACAACACGAGTCAAGATGCCAACTCCAAGTGGTTCCATTGAGCATGAGGGGCCTTGGTGGGCCAGGGCGAGGAAGGACAGGAAAACACAGGGAAGGGGGAATGAAGGAGATAAAGAATGGCTTGGTGACGCATGACCAGGTCACATCGACACCTTTGTGTGTTTCTGCTTGCGCCCACCCAGCCGTTCCGTGCACAGAGACCAGCAGGATTTATGCTGGCGCTTTCCCTACATCGCTAGACATGAAAGAAGCAACTGTATAATTAAAGCggagggaaaacaaaccaaaccaaaggcCAGGACACAAGCACCACTTGCAGAGCAGCATCGTTGCACAAGGGGTCCGTCCCACCCGTCACCCCATGGACCCCAGGAGAGCAGGGGATGGGGGACCCAGATCACCCCACGTACCTGGACACCCgagagctgctccagctccttcaggaCGGTGTCGGTGTCCCTGACGAGGATGGTGGCCATGCCCATTTCCCGAGCCGGCCGCAGGTTCTCCCCAATGTCATCCAGGAAGATGGCCTGGAAATGCACCAGCCAGGGCTCAGCACCCAATGCGGGCGCTCACAGCGACCACCCGTGACTGTTCTTTTGGGGGTGACGGCCGTACCTCCTGCGGTTTCACCTGCAGAGCGCCCAGGGCGTAGGTGTAGATCTGGGGATCCGGTTTCTGCAGGCCGAGGCGGCAGGACTCGATCACCAGGTCGAAGTGCCGGTGCAGCGTGTTCATCAGCGTGGCCGTGAAGAGCCGCCCGGCGCTGTCGTCCACCCAGTTGTTGGTGAGGACGCAGGTTTTAAACCCTAGGAAAGGGCTGGTTTGCCCACGCCAGTCCCCCAAAAGCGTTTGGTTTCACTTCTCCTCCCCAAGACACATCTCTCAGACCTTCCCAGCCTAAAATTTCCCCTTTACAAGGCTCTGTCTAGAATAAGATGACCCAACAGGAGATAACAGGATGCTCAGCAGGAGCTTACGCCCAGTTTGTACCTCTAGAAAAGCAAATCTGAACCTTCAGGACATGAGCCAGAGCTCAGGGATGCTGAGATGCTGAGGATGGACCCATCATGGTGTGGGGTGAtgggctgcagcatcctgctAATTGCTGGCGGGGTGATTACATGTCTGATGGATTTGGCAGCAGGGCTCGGAATATTTAGTTAGAGATGCTGAGAGAGCACTTtggtagaatcacagaatcattttggttggaagagcccTTCAAGATCATCATATCCAACCATTAActcacccctgtccctgccccatgtccctgagaacctcatgtctgtctgtccagccctccagggatggtgactccagcactgccctgggcagcctgttccaatgccccacagccctttggggaagaaattgttccccacatccaacctcaacctcctcctgatgatgatgatgaggatgatgaCTGAGCAGGGACTCCATGGTGGGACCAACCAGCACCTCCACGGCAGCTGTTCAGGAGGGCACCAGCACCCCGACTCCATCACCccacaccccaaaccccccctggCACCCACCGTTCCTCCGCAGCACCCTGGCCGCCTGCAGCAGGGGGGTGTTGATCGTCCCCTTGGCTGCCATCTCCTCGAAGATGCGGGAGATGGAGAAGGTGGCTGGCAGGGTGATGCCTGATGCAGAGGCGTGCTGCCGGCAGCCCTCTTCCACCTCCGAACAAAGCTGGAAAACACCCACAAAATCATTCAATAAACCcccaaaaacataaaacaaagcCCATCGCGGAGCCTGTGCTCCCCCGGCGCATCGGAGCATCCGTAGTGCTCCACGGTTGGTACCCGAGGGCTCACCTGGGACAGGGTGATCTGTCCCTTCATGGCTTTGGCGTAAGGGCTGTCAGAGCCGCCAGCAAACAGCACTTTTTGCAAGAAATTACTgcaaggagaaggaggggaggtCAGCTGGGGGGTACCCCAATACCAGGGGGTCACCCCAATACCGGGGGGGTGCTATGGGGATGCTCTGTGTCGGGGATATGGAGCTGCCTAAATCAGTCCCACTCTCTCTTCCATCATCTCCGGGACTGGAGCATCACTCCATTACCGGACCGGGAGATCGCTGCCCATTTATTTCTCGTTGGCAGTTCAATTACTTCGCCCCGCAGATAAACGAGCAGGGAGTTTCGACACgaacaacaaaaatataaaataatgcaaagagTAAGGCTATTTTGTAAGCTGCATCTCAGGGAAAATAACTTTCCCCTATCACAAGATCACGAAAGGCCTTCTTGGGCAGCAATAAAACAAGATTATAGCCACGGGCCTTAGGACAAAGTCGATAAAAACGCAGCTCGGTTAAAAATAAACGGCTTTACCTTTTCCAGCAGGATTGCTGTcatcttctttttaatataaaacgAAGCAAAAAATATGCTTGATGGCCTGATAATCTGGGAATTTATTGCTCCATCTGCTCCATGTCCTCCAGCATTTgactatttaatattttattctttttttaactccttgccattttttttcttttaaacagccAGGCGCTGCCGGGAAACTCCAGCATGTCAGGCGGTACAGACAGAACCTGTTTGGCTGCTGTTTGGGAGCTTCCGCAATTAGTAATTCCCAAATATCTCATATTAAATGGGGCAAAGGGCTCAGTGGGACTTGAGAGGCTGTTTGGGACCCGCTCGGGGATCCAATTGTCTGGGTTTTGTCAGCTCCAGCTTGTGCATTTAGTTGTGTCAGGTCTCAGCGCTGGGGAAGGGATGAACTTAATTAATTATCTTGGTTAATTAAGTATTAGATGCTCTTCTTAGCGCTTCTGCAAACACCCCCTATGGCAACCTGGGGGTTAGTTTTAACTGCTGACCTA is a window of Columba livia isolate bColLiv1 breed racing homer chromosome 3, bColLiv1.pat.W.v2, whole genome shotgun sequence DNA encoding:
- the EPHX2 gene encoding bifunctional epoxide hydrolase 2 isoform X2 translates to MKGQITLSQLCSEVEEGCRQHASASGITLPATFSISRIFEEMAAKGTINTPLLQAARVLRRNGFKTCVLTNNWVDDSAGRLFTATLMNTLHRHFDLVIESCRLGLQKPDPQIYTYALGALQVKPQEAIFLDDIGENLRPAREMGMATILVRDTDTVLKELEQLSGVQLLGQEEPLPTACDPSNVTHGYVSIRPGVQLHFMEMGHGPVICLCHGFPETWLSWRYQIPALADAGFRVIALEMKGYGESTAPPDIQEYSQEQICKDLVVFLDKLGIPQAVLLGHDWGGMVVWNMALFYPERVRAVASLNTPYRPADPTSDIVEKMKAVPTLEYQFYFQEPGIAEAELEKDIGRTLKVLIRSQRQEDRLSSKIKFHEVWKRGGLLAGFPEDPPASPILCGPELQYYIQRFQKSGFRGPLNWYRNIRPNWHWALSARDRKITMPALMVTAGKDMVLHPKMSEGMEQWIPQLRRGHIEECGHWTQMERPVALNRILLEWLEGLPPPSPMPKISKL
- the EPHX2 gene encoding bifunctional epoxide hydrolase 2 isoform X3, whose translation is MAAKGTINTPLLQAARVLRRNGFKTCVLTNNWVDDSAGRLFTATLMNTLHRHFDLVIESCRLGLQKPDPQIYTYALGALQVKPQEAIFLDDIGENLRPAREMGMATILVRDTDTVLKELEQLSGVQLLGQEEPLPTACDPSNVTHGYVSIRPGVQLHFMEMGHGPVICLCHGFPETWLSWRYQIPALADAGFRVIALEMKGYGESTAPPDIQEYSQEQICKDLVVFLDKLGIPQAVLLGHDWGGMVVWNMALFYPERVRAVASLNTPYRPADPTSDIVEKMKAVPTLEYQFYFQEPGIAEAELEKDIGRTLKVLIRSQRQEDRLSSKIKFHEVWKRGGLLAGFPEDPPASPILCGPELQYYIQRFQKSGFRGPLNWYRNIRPNWHWALSARDRKITMPALMVTAGKDMVLHPKMSEGMEQWIPQLRRGHIEECGHWTQMERPVALNRILLEWLEGLPPPSPMPKISKL
- the EPHX2 gene encoding bifunctional epoxide hydrolase 2 isoform X1 yields the protein MKRWAVLFDLGGVVFGPGLQHFLGFCERDFALPSNFLQKVLFAGGSDSPYAKAMKGQITLSQLCSEVEEGCRQHASASGITLPATFSISRIFEEMAAKGTINTPLLQAARVLRRNGFKTCVLTNNWVDDSAGRLFTATLMNTLHRHFDLVIESCRLGLQKPDPQIYTYALGALQVKPQEAIFLDDIGENLRPAREMGMATILVRDTDTVLKELEQLSGVQLLGQEEPLPTACDPSNVTHGYVSIRPGVQLHFMEMGHGPVICLCHGFPETWLSWRYQIPALADAGFRVIALEMKGYGESTAPPDIQEYSQEQICKDLVVFLDKLGIPQAVLLGHDWGGMVVWNMALFYPERVRAVASLNTPYRPADPTSDIVEKMKAVPTLEYQFYFQEPGIAEAELEKDIGRTLKVLIRSQRQEDRLSSKIKFHEVWKRGGLLAGFPEDPPASPILCGPELQYYIQRFQKSGFRGPLNWYRNIRPNWHWALSARDRKITMPALMVTAGKDMVLHPKMSEGMEQWIPQLRRGHIEECGHWTQMERPVALNRILLEWLEGLPPPSPMPKISKL